The Bacteroidales bacterium genome segment TTTCTAACCTTATGATAAATTTCGGATGTACCGGAGGACAGCACAGATCCGTCTTTTGTGCAGAATGGATGGCAAACCGGATAAGGAATAACTATGATATAGTGGTCAAAATCAATCATCTGGACATGAAGGAATGAAAGCAATGATACTGGCAGCCGGTATAGGCAGCAGGCTACGCCCTGTAACCTCCAACATTCCCAAGGCACTGGTGGAAGTTGGAGGCAAAACCATGCTTGAGAGAACCATATGCCACCTCAAACAATATGGCTTCGATGAACTTATTATCAACCTGCATCATTTCCCGGAAAAAATTAAGAATTATCTGACAAAACACCATTATTTCGGAGTAAATATCAGTTTATCAGAAGAAAGTCCGGAACTACTCGATACCGGGGGTGCTCTGAAACATGCTTCATGGTTCTTCGATGGTGACCAATCATTCCTTATACACAACGTGGATGTTTTAAGCAATCTCAATATCAGCAAACTGTACAATTACCATCAAGCCCGGGATGCGTTGGCTACCCTGGTGGTGCAAAACAGGCCAACATCAAGGTATCTGCTTTTTGATGAGCAAAACACGCTTTGCGGCTGGGAAAACACAAAGACCGGAAAAAAGGTAGTGATAAAAAATAATAAAACACTGAAAAGACTGGCATTTAATGGAATTCATGTTACAAACCCTTCAATATTCAACCATATGCCCGGTAGAAATGTTTTTTCCATAATGGACATTTATTTGAA includes the following:
- a CDS encoding nucleotidyltransferase family protein, which codes for MKAMILAAGIGSRLRPVTSNIPKALVEVGGKTMLERTICHLKQYGFDELIINLHHFPEKIKNYLTKHHYFGVNISLSEESPELLDTGGALKHASWFFDGDQSFLIHNVDVLSNLNISKLYNYHQARDALATLVVQNRPTSRYLLFDEQNTLCGWENTKTGKKVVIKNNKTLKRLAFNGIHVTNPSIFNHMPGRNVFSIMDIYLKAAKEKNILAYIDSESYWFDIGNPESLEKARNFIS